The following DNA comes from Petrotoga sp. 9PW.55.5.1.
GTAACCTTAGATACTATATTTATTGACGAAGGATTTGGCAGTTTGGATACAAACTCTCTAGATAATGCCATAGAAGTATTGATGCAACTCAATACTTCAGGAAGAATGGTTGGAATAATTTCTCATGTGAATGAGTTAAAAGAGAGAATAAATACTAAGATAGAAGTAATACCTGATAAGAAGGGAAGTAGAATTAAATTGTAAAATTAGGGATGCAGTTATCGCATCCCTAATTTTTGTTAAATTAAAAGCTATTAACTTGCATAAGATACACTTCTTTTTTCTCTAATTACAGTTACTTTAATTACTCCTGGATATTGAACCTTCTCTTCTATCTGAACTGAGATATCATGAGCTAACTTTTCAGCTATTTCATCTTCAACCTTATCAGGTTGAACTATTATTCTTAACTCTCTCCCTGCTTGAATAGCATAGGCTTTGTCAACGTACCTAAAGGATTTTGCGATTTCTTCTAATTGTTCTATTCTTCTTATATAATTTTCTAACGTTTCTTTCCTTGCACCAGGTCTTGATGCTGATAACGCATCACTTGCTCCTACTAACACCGCCTCAGGAGTCATAGGATCGACTTCGTTATGATGGTATTGAATAGCGTTGACAACTTCCAACTTCTCTCCATACCTCCTAGCAATCTGCCCACCTACTAAAGCGTGTGAACCTTCTACCTCGTGATCTATTGCTTTACCTAAATCGTGCAAAAGAGCTGCCCTTTTTGCTAATTCAACGTTCAAACCAAGTTCGCTAGCCATTAATCCTGCAAATTGAGATACCTCTATAGAGTGTTCCAATACATCTTGTCCATAGCTCGTTCTGAATTTGAGCCTCCCAAGAAGCTTTACAATTTCCATATGAGGCTGCTTTATTCCTACCCTCATTACTGCTTCTTTTCCTACTTCTTTAATGTATTCTTCAATTTCTTTTTTTGATTTTTCATATAATTCTTCTATTCTAGCAGGATGAATTCTTCCATCTGCAACAAGCATTTCTAAAGTTCTTTTCGCAATCTCTCTCCTCAAAGGATTAAAAGAAGATATTACCACCATTTCAGGTGTATCATCGATTATTAAATCAGTTCCTGTTAACTTTTCAAATGTTCTAATATTTCTTCCTTCTCTTCCTATTATTCTACCTTTCATATCGTCTGTTGGCAGGGATACGGTAGACGTAGTAATTTCGTTAGTAATATCGGATGCGTATCTTTGAATAGCTGTAGTTATAACCCATCTAGCGTACTTTTTGGAATCTTCTTCATAATGATCCTTTATTTCTTTAAACTTTTGAGCAATTTCTGTCTCATACTTTCCTCTAGCTTCGTTTATAACTATCTCTTTTGCCTCTTCTTCTGACATTTTTGCGATTTCATTCAATTTTGTTTCCAATTGGACTTCTAAAGTTTTTACTTTTTCATGTTGTGATTCGAGTTTTTCCTTTAATTTTTCCAAATTTTCTTCTTTTTTGTCTAAATTTTCTTCTTTTTTTATCAATCTTTCTTCAGTAGCTTTTAACTCTTCTTTTTGTTGTTTTACTTCCATATCAAACTGCTGTCTCAATTTATGTATCTCTTCTTTTGCTTCTACAAGTTCTTTCTGTTTTAATGTTTTTGCTTCTTCCTCTGCTTTTTCTAATTTTTCTTCTATTTCTTTCTCTTTATTTCTTATCTCGCTTTCCAACTCTTCTTTTTTCTGTTTTAAGGAAGAGAGAACTCTTTTATTCCCAATGCCAATCCCTAAAAGAAAAGAAACAATAAAAATAGCAACAGCAAGAATAATATATACCAATATTTCCAATCTTAATCACCTCTCAAGTTTTCTATAACACAGTTTATAATGTCTGGCTCAAAACCTCTTCTATACAAATAATCTTTAGTTTTGAGAATGTCCCGTTTTTTCTCATAATAAAATTTTGCTAATTCCGTAGCAATTTCAATCAAATCTACTTCACTTTTAACCCTTTCTAAAGCATCGGATATTAAATAATCATCAACATCCAGTTCTCTAAGTTTGTGTTGAATAAACATTGGTCCCTTTTTATCGAGAGTTAACTTATCATAAGCATAGAGATAAGCAAATAACTTATCATCAACAAGTCCACTTTTTTTAGCTTTTTCAATTACTTTATTAACAATATCAATACCATATCCCTTTTCAATGAGACGTTTTTTTAATTCTTCTTCTGATCGCAAACGATACTTAATTAGATTCAATGCAGTTCTCACAGCAGCTTCTTCATCAAGTTTAGTTTTCTTTCGTATCTTTTTCATTTTTCTTTATCTGTTTTTTTGATGAGGATTTTTCAAACTTCTCTATAAGGGCTTCTGGTATTGTTAACTCGTGATTCTTTCTAATAGTGTATTCAAAGTAATCAAGAATATCAGGATTTTGAACAAGATAATCTACAGAGTTGGTTTTTCCTTGTCCAATACTGATCTCTTCACCTTTTTCGTTAAAGTAAGAAAACCAGGCCCCTTTTCTTTGAATTAAACCTTCTTGTAGAGAAAGGTTAAAGATGTCGTTTTCTTTTGCTATACCCTTACCAAATATCATATCAACTGACGCTTCTCTGAAAGGTGGAGCAACCTTATTTTTTACCACTTTTAATGTTGTTTCGTTTCCAATTTGCTCTTTTCCTTCTCTAATGGGGCTACCTTTTTTCACATCAATTCTTATTGTTGAATAAAATTTAAGAGCAATACCTCCAGTAGTAGTTTCTGGATTCCCGTAAACTACTCCGATTTTCATTCTAACTTGGTTGATAAAAATAACTATAGATTTAGATTTGCTTATACTTCCTGCCAGTTTTCTTAAAGCTTGAGACATCAATCTAGCTTGAAGTCCCATGTGAGAATCTCCCATTGCTCCTTCTATTTCAGCCTTTGGAACTAAAGCCGCGACAGAATCTACAATGATTAAATCTACAATATTCGATCTAACTAAAGAATCAACAATTTCAAGTGCTTGTTCTCCGTAATCCGGTTGTGAAACTATTAATTTGTCGACATCTACACCTAATTTTTTTGCGTATTCTATATCCAAGGCGTGTTCAGCATCTACAAAAGCAGTTATCCCGTTCAACTTTTGGACTTCTGCTAATGATTGTAAAGCTAAGGTGGTTTTCCCCGATGACTCATTTCCATATATCTCTATAATTCTACCCCTTGGATATCCTCCTATCCCTAAAGCAATATCAAGAGAAAGAATTCCGCTGGGAATAACAGAGATATTTCTATTGTCTAAACCCTTTCCCATTATCATTACTGAACCAGAACCATGACTTTTTTCTAGTTCTTTAACTAGCTTTTCCAATAAAACTTCTTTTCCGTTTTCGTTTGTACTATTTGTATCGTTTTTATCCATTAATTATGACGCCTCCTTCAAAATCAACCGTGTAAAGTTTCTTGTATATAGGTCCTTTGCGTGTTAGTTCGGAAGAATATATTCCTATGGAATTGACATAAACCCTAATTTGGTCAAAATTAATGGTTTTGATCAATTCTCTCCAATGATTTGGATTCGATTTAACTCTTCCAACTGTTATGTGAGGTACAAAGATATCATTTTTAAATTCTAAATTTGATATACTAAGAACTTTTTTTATTTCTTCACTTAACCCTATTAATGATTGTTCTTCTTCTATCCCTAACCACAATACCTTAGGAATGGATGAATTTTCAAAGTATCCAATCTTATTTATATTGAAATGAAAGGTTGGAAATCCTGAAACTCTTTCCCCTATTTTGTATGCTAATTCAGCTATTTTTTCCATCTTTTGATCTCCAAGGAAAAAAAGAGTTAAATGGATATTTTTGGTTCTTGTCCAATTAGCTTTAAAGCCCATTCTTTCGAGTTTTTCAATGAGCTCATTCAACGAACTTTCTAACTCTTCGTTTGTTTCAATTGCAATAAAAGATCTAACTTTATCCATACTATGAGTATTTTTATTTTTTAACTGTGTCATTTGTCTGACTCCTTCCTTAAATAAATAACTTAATAAAACAAACTAATTAATCTGTTTGATGTTTTTTATAGTGTAATTAAATGCAGATAACAAACTTATTATCACTGTTAAATATAATAAAAAAGTAACCAGAACCATCCAGAGATTTAAATAAATAACTATAATTAGTAAAATCTGGAGGACTGTTTTAATTTTACCAGACATATCTGCTGGAACCACTACACTTTTACTTGCTGCAACCATCCTTAAACCACTCACATATGTATCGCGAGAAACTATAACTGCAACAAACCACGCTGGCAAAATTCCCGCTCCAAGCATAGCAATAAAAACTGTGTTTATGAGTATCTTATCAGATATTTGATCGAAAAATTTTCCTAAATCGGTAACTTGCCCTGTTCTTCTTGCTACAAGACCATCCAACCAATCTGTCAAAGAAGCAATAATAAAAAGTATCAAAGCTGTTGTATAAATAGGTTCCCCAAAGATTGTTAAAATGAATATAGGAATAGCCAAAATTATCCTAGAAAAGCTCAATAGGTTTGGTAAATTCATTTTGAACTACTTCCCCTTCCATATCATATTCGTAGAAATTGGTTATTTCTACTTTAGTGAAATCTCCTAAAGACAATTCAATTTCAGATCCTCTTTTTATAAAGACATTCCCATCTATCTCTGGAGCATCTAAAAAGCTTCTTCCTATATAAATACCGTTATCATATTCCTCTACTAGAACCTCTAAGACTTTACCCATATAACTTTCCATAATATCTTGAGAAATCTTACTTTGAACGTTCATTAATTCTTCTTGACGCTGGTTTTTAACCTTTTCTGATACCTGTTCAGGTAATTTGTAGGCCTTTGTATTTTCTTCCTTTGAAAACGTAAAACTTCCCATTCTATCAAACTTAACATCTTTTACAAAATCAAGTAGCTCTTCAAAATCTTCATCTTTTTCTCCAGGAAACCCGACCATCAAAGTTGTTCTTATAACAGAAGGTTTTTTTCTTATACTTTCAAAAAGCTTTGTTAGTTCTTCTTTCTTTTTTACTCTTCCCATTGCATTTAATATCTTTTCTGAAACATGCTGTATTGGAATATCAAAGTAATTGAGCACTTTTTTGTTTAGATGTATAGAATCAATGATCTCTTGAGTTAAAAAATCTGGATGTAAATACATCACTCTTATCCAGAATTTTCCTTCAATCTTTTCCAATTCTTTCAGTAAATCTGGCAGAGCTTGTTTTTTGTAATTATCCACACCGTACAACGTGTTATCCTGAGATACCAAGATAATCTCTTTAACTCCGTTTTGAACTAAAAAATCGATTTCTTTTTTTATGTCCTCGATACTTCTGCTCTTTGGTTTCCCTTTGAAAGTAGGAATCGAACAAAACGCACAATTTCTACTACAACCGTCGGCAATTTTAACGTATGCATAGGAAAGTTCTGGCTTTGCTCTAACTTCACAGATATAAGTACTCTCAGGTGTATCAGCCTTGAAATAATACTCTTTTTTCTTTAACTTATCAATGATTGTTTTGGGGGATAGTACTCCGAATAATCCATCAATTTCGGGAATATCTTTTAAAATTTCATCAAAGTATCTTTCTGTTAAACAACCGATAGGAATGACTTTTATATTTTTATTTATCTCTTTGAATGATACATATTCAAATATACTTTCTATATTTTCCTTTTTTGCATCTTCAATAAATCCACATGTATCTATAAATATATAATCAGCTTCTTCTGGGACTTTTTCGTAAGTATATCCTTCTTTTTCAAGTAATCCTTTCAACACTTCCATATCCGCATCATTTTTGGGACATCCCAGTTTTACAATATGAAACTTTGACATGCACAACCTCCACTCGCTGCATATTTTTGCTTAATAGATTATATCAAATTCTCTTTAAAAAAAGAAAAAATTGTAATAATGAACTATACAAAATTATAAATAATTACTTTTGCCATCTTCTACCTACGTTTATATCAACTTTTAGAGGCACATCTAAAGACACTACATTCTCCATAGAATCTTTAACGATAGTTTTAACCTTCTCTTCTAAACTTTCGGGCAATTCGACAACTACCTCATCGTGTACCTGTAAGATGAGTTTTGCTTGTTTGGGAAGTTCTTGATATAACTTAATCATAGCTAACTTCATTATATCAGCAGCACTACCTTGAATAGGCGTATTTATAGTTATCCTTTTCAATTCTGATTTACCGGTTTTAATACTTTTAATAAACCTCTTTCTTCCAAAGATGGTTTCTACATAACCTTCTTTTTGAGCATTTTTTAAACATTCATCTTGGAATTTTTGGACATTTTTGTAAGTTTCAAAGTATCTTTCCATGAAATGTTTTGCATCTTCAACAGAAATAGATAAGTTCTTGGCTAAACCGTAAGGAGAGGAACCATAAACGAGAGAAAAGTTAACAACCTTTCCTGCCCTCCTCATGTTATAGTTCACCTCTTCCAACTTCACTCCAAATATTGCAGCCGCAGTTAATGCATGTACATCTTCGTTATTTTTAAAAGCCTTTATCAATGTTTCATCTTTCGCTAGGTGAGCTAAAACTCTGAGCTCTATCTGTGAATAATCCGCACTAAGTAAAACATATTCTGATTTTTGAGCTTTTACAGTTCTTCTAATCCTTTCCCCCTCTTCTTCTCTAATAGGAAGGTTTTGCAAATTAGGATCACTGCTACTTAATCTACCCGTTGCTGTACCGGTTTGATTGAAAGAGGTATGAACTCTTCCGGTCTTTTTGTTAACCAACTTTGGAATAGCTAATATGTATGTAGATAAAAGTTTTTGATATTTTCTGTACTCCAAAAGCTTTTCTACTATTGGATGTTCATCTCTTAATGCTTCTAAAGAATCTGCATCGGTTGAGTAGGAACCGCTTTTGGTTTTTCTTTTTCCTTTTAAGCCTAATTGTTCAAAAAGCAATTCTCCAACTTGTTTTGGTGAGTTTGGATTAAATTCATATCCCGATATATTTTTCATTTCCAACATCAAAGAATCCAATTTAATGTTGTACTCTCCTTCCAAAGTTTTCAGCTCTTCTAAATCAAAAAAAACACCGTTCATTTCCATCTCTGATAATACATTTATGGTAGGTATTTCTATTTTTGATAATAGTTCAGATAGCTTAAATTCTTCTAACTTTGGCTTTAGCACTTCAAAAAGTCTGTAAGCTATATCCGCATCTTCACCTGCATATTCAACAACTTTTTGTTTATCGATATCTCCAAGGGTTAAAAGTTTTATATCTTTTCCCATAACTTCTTTATACTTTGTAGTTCTATAATTCAAATACTCTTTAGCCAAATCATCCATATTAAACCTGCGACTGTCAGGGTTTAGAAGGTATGCCGCTATCATAGAATCAAAAAAAACTGATTTTAGTTCTAACCCATTTACCTTTAAAACAGAGATATCGTACTTCAAGTTTTGCCCTATAATCTTTTTTTTGTTCAATATATGTATCAATTCACTTGTTATTTCCCATCTTTTTGGATCTTTGTATAGGTATAAAAAATATCCTTCAAAAGGTTTTACAGACAAAGCTATTCCAACTAAATCTGCTTGATATGGATCTAAAGACGAAGTTTCAAGGTCAAAGGATACTATTTCGTTTTTCTCTATAATTTCAAATAATTCTTTGTAATTTTCTGAGGTATATTGATTGTATTTTCCTTTGTAAGAATAATCCATTTTCTTTTTTGATTTTATTTCTTCTTTTTTGGTTGAGGTATCTGTAATATCTAATTCTTTCAATATAGAACTGAATTCTAACTCTTTTAACAGATCTTTCAGTTCGTTCATAAATCCTTTATACACTATTTCTTCGTCATTGTATATTTGCTCAATAGGGGCATCTGTCATTAATTGAACTAACTTTTTACTAAGATACGCAAAATCTTCCCCTTCTTTTAGTTTTTTTTGAAGAGAACCCTTTATTTTATCAATATTTCTAAACACATCTTCAATAGATGTATACTCTTTCAACAATTGTTGAGCTGTTTTTATTCCTACCCCTTTTACTCCCGGTATATTATCAGCACTATCGCCCATCAATGCTAGTAAATCGACAATTTTTTCGGGAGGCACTCCCATTTTATTTTCAACTTCCTTTGCGTCGTATTTAACGATTTCAGTTATCCCCTTTTCAGGTCTTAGAATATACACGTTATCTTTTACAAGTTGCATCATATCTTTATCTGAAGTGATTATATATACGTTATCATATTTTTCTTTTTTTTTCTTAACTATTGTAGCAATAACGTCGTCTGCTTCATAATTATCCATAACAACCAACTTAACACCTAAACTTTCAATTAATTTGTAGATGTAAGGGATTTGTTCAATATAATTTTCAGGAGTTTTTGGCCTTTGTGCTTTGTATGTTTCTAGTAATTCGTTCCTATATGTTGTAGTCTTTTTATCCATAACGAATATGACAGAGTCTTCACCATTTCTGACGTACTCTTTCAGAAGTTTTAAAAGCATTCTTGTAACCCCATAAATAGCATTAGTTGGAAGTCCACTTGATGTACTCATCCAATCGCCTAAAGCAAAAAAAGCTCTATAAGCGATTCCAGAGCCGTCTATTAAGTATAAATTTCCCAATGTGAAACACCTTCTCTCTATTATTATTATTAATTATTTACAAATTCTAAATATTTTTTTACCTCAAACTCCGAACCCATTATTAGTGGGGTGGTTTGATGTAAACTTTCAGGAAGTATCTCTAATATATCCTGCTTTCCGTCTGTGGCCATTCCACCTACTTGTCTCATAATAAAAGCCATTGGGTTTACTTCATATACTAATCTCAATTTACCATTAGGTCTATTAATATCTGCAGGATAGAGAAATACTCCACCTTTTAACAAATTTCGGTGAAAATCAGAAACTAATGAACCTATATATCTTAAAGTATATTTTCTTTCAGAATATTTTTTTAAAAAATCTATGTATTGGTTTATTTTATCATCCCAATATGGACTATTTGCTTCGTTTACGCTGTAAATGTTTCCGTATTCTGGAATTCTTAAATTTGGATGTGACAAAAGAAATTCTCCAACAGAAGGATCAAGGGTAAAACCATTGACTCCATTACCTGTTGTGTAGACAAACATTGTACTCGAACCATAAATAATATAACCTGCCGCTACTATATCTTTACCTCTATTTAAGAAGTCTTTCTGCGTAATATTTCCGCTAGCTGAAGATTTCCTTTTATATATACCAAATATTGTACCTATACTAATATTGACATCGATGTTGCTCGAACCATCAATCGGATCAAAGACAACTAAATATTTTCCTTTAGAATAAATACTGGGGATCGGGATAATATCGTCAACTTCCTCTGAAGCCATTCCGCATATTTTCCCGGTATATTCCAGAGAATTAATCAAAATTTCATTTGCGTACACATCTAGCTTTTGCTGTTGTTCTCCATGATAATTAAATGTATCTGTTTTACCTAATATTCTTACCAAACCAGCCTTATTAACTTCTTTACTAATAATCTTTGCAGCAAATCCAATTTGCTGTAAAATTAAGGTGAAATCTCCAGTTGCCTCCGGATGTTTTCTCTGTTCCTCCAAAGTAAACCTGGTTAGATTAACAAGCTCTTTTTCCATCTTCCCACCCCCATAATTATCGATATTTTTAATCCTTCTATTTTAAATTACTATCTTTATTTCTTATTATAACTTATAATTAATTGAAACTTTCCAGTTTTTTTATCTGGTTTGATGTCATCTATCACTATGATTTTATAATTTATATTTCTCATATTTTTTCTTTCTAAAATACTGTTAAGTATTTTTTTTGTATCATCAATAATTCGATTTACTGATTCGCTTTTCAAAATTGAAATCTTAAATTCAAAAGATTGATCACTTGTCTGAACAAACTGAAATTTATCTACCCCTTTTACAAAGATCTCTGCTATAACTATTGGATGTATAAAATCTTTTTCCCCGTCTTGGTTTATAAAAGTAGGAATTAATTCAACTCTGCCAGAGATATTTTCAATACATGTAAAAGGCCATTTATAATTTTCTTTTTTTGTAGCTTTAATTACATCCGTTAATTCGTATCTTATAAGAGGTTGGGTATAATTGTATAAATTTGTTAATAAAGTTCTATTATCTTCAATTTCAAGATAAACCGCATCATCATATATATACATCCCTTCTAAATCTTCTCTACAAACTCCCATTGCTAAAGATTCAGATGTGGCATAGTTATCTACGATTTCCGCTTTTTTCCAGATATCTTTAATAAATACTCTATCTGATTTTAAGAGCTGTTCTCCCCCGCAAACAATCACTTTAGGATAAATATTTAAAATCTTTTCTCTTTGAAATTTTGCAAGTAATTTAATTCCATAGGGGTACCCTGTGAGATTATCTGGATTAAACTCATTGAGTTTTTCTATATAAGTTTTTATAGGTCTATTTATATCCATCACCATAAAATCTTTGTAGAAGTATTGTTCAATTTGATGAAGAGGAGATAAAAACAAACTGATGGCCGCGTAGTGACCGTCAACCGCCCCAATAAAAGCGTATTTTTTTCTTTCTAAATTGAATTTGGGAAACATTCGTGTTGAAACTGCCTTAATAAAATCCCACTCTCTCATACTATAGAGATAAAAACCTATTTTGCCACTTGAACCAGAACTATGTATAATATAATATCTATTAAATAGCAAAGATGAAGGATGAGGATTATCCTTTAAAAACTCTGCAACTTTATTTTTAGTGATTCTTTTATCTGCAAAGAATTTTTCAAAATTATTCATAAGAATATTTTTATTTATAATTGGTAATTCAGAAATAGGAATAAAATTCAAATCATTCTCTTTTATTCCACGAGAAGTATAGTATTCATTATAAAAAGGAATATTTTTATACGCATATCTTATAATCTTTCTGAATTTTCTTTCTCTTAAATTAAGGATTTCGTTTCTTGACTTTTTAAGATTTTTACGTAAAGAAAAATAATAATTTAGAGTTCTTAAAAAGCTCATTATTCTGAAAATTCTTTTTCAAAATATCCTAAGTGATTTTCGTTATAGATGATAAATCTTATGTCTTTGAGAAAACTTGGTTTTGATTCTATAAAATCAAACACGGCCTTTTTATAAACTACTACTGCTTTTTCAATAGGATACCCATAAATCCCTGCACTTATAGCTGGCAAAGCTATAGAAGTCAATTGCATTTCTTCCGCCTTTTTTAATGAATTAAAAACAGCTTTGTATAATAACTTTTCTTCATTTGAACTTCCTCCATGCCAAATGGGTCCTACCGTATGGATGATATATTCGCAATTTAAGTAACCACCTGATGTAACTGCTACATCTCCTGTTTCAACAGAACCATATTTACTCAAATATTGATTGGATTCTTCTTGAATTAGCGACCCACCTTTCCTTGAAATTATTCCCGCTACTCCACCACCATGTTGAAGATGAGAATTAGCAGCATTAACAATGGCATCAACCTTTTCAATTGTTATATCTCCAAAAACTAGCGTGATTTTTATATCTTTAATTTTATCTTCCTTAACTATTTTATTCATATTTCTAACCTCCCGCAAAATTCTTTGTGTTACAAACAGAGAATTTGACCTGTGTTTTTCATACTTTAATTATTATAACAAAATCATTATTTCATTTCTAAATTAAAAATAAATCAAAAAATAAGAATAACAAATATAATCGTCTTTATTTAAAAATAATTGGATATAATCATTGATAATCAAAGATAATAAGGCTTTGAAAATATATTTTTTTTGGTTATAATAAAAAGGAAATTTTCTTTTTTATTATAACTTTTAAAAATTATTTTCTAGAATCAAAAATTAAAGGGAGGTGTTTCAAGGTGAAAAAACTTTTAGTAGTACTTTTAGTTATATTTATTAGTGCGATAGTTTTCACACAAAGTATTACATTTTGGCACACTCAAGTTGAAACAGATAGGCAGCAAAGGATAAGAGCATTAGCGCAAATATTTGAAGCACAAACTGGGATAAAGGTTAATTTAGTTCCTATCGAGGAAAATGAAATTTTAGAACAAATCCCAAGGGCTGTTCAAGCAGGTACTTTACCTGATGTTGTAGAAGGTGGTATTTCTCCAATACTATTACTTGGAAGTCAAGGCTTTATGGATACAGAGCTTAACGCAAAGATTATTGAAGATTTTGGAGATGTATATGAAGGTGTATCAAGACTTATGCGAGCCCCAGATGGAGGCTATTATGGAATTCCTTTCCACGCATGGGTTCAAGGTATCTGGTATAATAAAGATTTATTTGAAAAAAGAGATTTAGGGGCACCAACTTCTTGGTACAACATATTGACCGCCGCAAAAGCCTTAAACGATCCCGCAAACCAGTTCTATGGTTTGGTACTTCCTAAAAAAGCAGATGCTTATACCGAACAAGTATTTTCACAAGTTGCACTTTCAAATGGTGCAATACCTATAGACAAAGATGGAAATATTCTTTTCAATACTCCTGAAATGATCGAAGCCTTCAGATTTTATAAAGAGTTGGGAAAATATTCAAGACCTGGATTTACGGGAGTTCCGGAAGCTCTCAATGCGTATTTAAACAACGAAGCAGCGTTGGTTTTCTACTCAACTTATATTATGGATGATATCGCTGTAGAAGAAGTTCAAAAGCAAAGAGTCGAAAACTTTAATCCTCAACTTGTTGAGAATACAGGATTTGCAAATCTAATGATCAATGTCAAGCCTTCTTCCTATGGTGAAGTAGTTGGTTTGGGTATATTGAATACTTCAAAAAATAAAGATGCAGCTGAGCAATGGGTGAAATTCTTAATGACCGGTAATAATTATATTTACTGGCTACATATGGCACCAGGAGGTATGAACCCAACAAGGAGTTCTATAGCTGAAATGGATGAATTTTTAGACAATCCGGTCTTAGAAAGATATGGTAAAGATCAAATAACAACGATTATATCTGCTTTGGATACTGTTGAAAGATTCGAGTTTGTGGAAGGTCAGATAATCGAAGAAATGAGCGTATTATCGGGTAACTTTGTAGTAGGTAGAGCTATCAACAGAATGTTTGCAAATGATTGGACTCCTCAACAAACTGCTCAATGGGCCCAAGAAGAAGCGGAAAAATTGTTAGGTAAGTAATAATTAATTGACGCTTTATGGTAAGCAGATAAGTAAAAAGGGGAATAATTCTATTCCCCTTTTTTTTGAAAAGAGGGAAGGAGGGAAAGGATGACAAAATATAAAGAATTATCTTCCTTAAAAAGAAAAGAAGCTGTCTTCGGATGGAAGTTAGTGTCTCCAGCAGTTATACTGATCGGAGTTTTTATCTTATACCCTGTTCTTTATAATATTTATTTAAGTTTTTTTGAAGTATCTTTAACTCCTGGTCAATCTAATAAGTTTGTTGGTTT
Coding sequences within:
- a CDS encoding ABC transporter substrate-binding protein, with amino-acid sequence MKKLLVVLLVIFISAIVFTQSITFWHTQVETDRQQRIRALAQIFEAQTGIKVNLVPIEENEILEQIPRAVQAGTLPDVVEGGISPILLLGSQGFMDTELNAKIIEDFGDVYEGVSRLMRAPDGGYYGIPFHAWVQGIWYNKDLFEKRDLGAPTSWYNILTAAKALNDPANQFYGLVLPKKADAYTEQVFSQVALSNGAIPIDKDGNILFNTPEMIEAFRFYKELGKYSRPGFTGVPEALNAYLNNEAALVFYSTYIMDDIAVEEVQKQRVENFNPQLVENTGFANLMINVKPSSYGEVVGLGILNTSKNKDAAEQWVKFLMTGNNYIYWLHMAPGGMNPTRSSIAEMDEFLDNPVLERYGKDQITTIISALDTVERFEFVEGQIIEEMSVLSGNFVVGRAINRMFANDWTPQQTAQWAQEEAEKLLGK
- a CDS encoding phenylacetate--CoA ligase family protein, which codes for MSFLRTLNYYFSLRKNLKKSRNEILNLRERKFRKIIRYAYKNIPFYNEYYTSRGIKENDLNFIPISELPIINKNILMNNFEKFFADKRITKNKVAEFLKDNPHPSSLLFNRYYIIHSSGSSGKIGFYLYSMREWDFIKAVSTRMFPKFNLERKKYAFIGAVDGHYAAISLFLSPLHQIEQYFYKDFMVMDINRPIKTYIEKLNEFNPDNLTGYPYGIKLLAKFQREKILNIYPKVIVCGGEQLLKSDRVFIKDIWKKAEIVDNYATSESLAMGVCREDLEGMYIYDDAVYLEIEDNRTLLTNLYNYTQPLIRYELTDVIKATKKENYKWPFTCIENISGRVELIPTFINQDGEKDFIHPIVIAEIFVKGVDKFQFVQTSDQSFEFKISILKSESVNRIIDDTKKILNSILERKNMRNINYKIIVIDDIKPDKKTGKFQLIISYNKK
- the fbp gene encoding class 1 fructose-bisphosphatase — its product is MEKELVNLTRFTLEEQRKHPEATGDFTLILQQIGFAAKIISKEVNKAGLVRILGKTDTFNYHGEQQQKLDVYANEILINSLEYTGKICGMASEEVDDIIPIPSIYSKGKYLVVFDPIDGSSNIDVNISIGTIFGIYKRKSSASGNITQKDFLNRGKDIVAAGYIIYGSSTMFVYTTGNGVNGFTLDPSVGEFLLSHPNLRIPEYGNIYSVNEANSPYWDDKINQYIDFLKKYSERKYTLRYIGSLVSDFHRNLLKGGVFLYPADINRPNGKLRLVYEVNPMAFIMRQVGGMATDGKQDILEILPESLHQTTPLIMGSEFEVKKYLEFVNN
- the polA gene encoding DNA polymerase I — its product is MGNLYLIDGSGIAYRAFFALGDWMSTSSGLPTNAIYGVTRMLLKLLKEYVRNGEDSVIFVMDKKTTTYRNELLETYKAQRPKTPENYIEQIPYIYKLIESLGVKLVVMDNYEADDVIATIVKKKKEKYDNVYIITSDKDMMQLVKDNVYILRPEKGITEIVKYDAKEVENKMGVPPEKIVDLLALMGDSADNIPGVKGVGIKTAQQLLKEYTSIEDVFRNIDKIKGSLQKKLKEGEDFAYLSKKLVQLMTDAPIEQIYNDEEIVYKGFMNELKDLLKELEFSSILKELDITDTSTKKEEIKSKKKMDYSYKGKYNQYTSENYKELFEIIEKNEIVSFDLETSSLDPYQADLVGIALSVKPFEGYFLYLYKDPKRWEITSELIHILNKKKIIGQNLKYDISVLKVNGLELKSVFFDSMIAAYLLNPDSRRFNMDDLAKEYLNYRTTKYKEVMGKDIKLLTLGDIDKQKVVEYAGEDADIAYRLFEVLKPKLEEFKLSELLSKIEIPTINVLSEMEMNGVFFDLEELKTLEGEYNIKLDSLMLEMKNISGYEFNPNSPKQVGELLFEQLGLKGKRKTKSGSYSTDADSLEALRDEHPIVEKLLEYRKYQKLLSTYILAIPKLVNKKTGRVHTSFNQTGTATGRLSSSDPNLQNLPIREEEGERIRRTVKAQKSEYVLLSADYSQIELRVLAHLAKDETLIKAFKNNEDVHALTAAAIFGVKLEEVNYNMRRAGKVVNFSLVYGSSPYGLAKNLSISVEDAKHFMERYFETYKNVQKFQDECLKNAQKEGYVETIFGRKRFIKSIKTGKSELKRITINTPIQGSAADIMKLAMIKLYQELPKQAKLILQVHDEVVVELPESLEEKVKTIVKDSMENVVSLDVPLKVDINVGRRWQK
- a CDS encoding macro domain-containing protein; translation: MNKIVKEDKIKDIKITLVFGDITIEKVDAIVNAANSHLQHGGGVAGIISRKGGSLIQEESNQYLSKYGSVETGDVAVTSGGYLNCEYIIHTVGPIWHGGSSNEEKLLYKAVFNSLKKAEEMQLTSIALPAISAGIYGYPIEKAVVVYKKAVFDFIESKPSFLKDIRFIIYNENHLGYFEKEFSE